The following proteins come from a genomic window of Methanocella conradii HZ254:
- a CDS encoding undecaprenyl diphosphate synthase family protein: MLIRQLAYRIYERSLARGIKQSAVPRCIALVISDSDLIDSASLDKLQHFIQWCAELGIREASVYVSVTDHASISKLADCIHRTLKDAGFPGKVVSRGLIADLKGDKPCTVNVSIGYGGKHELTNALREIMEEVRANKVDVEDIDGRAIESHLMFKCEPDLFIRTGEARLTDFLIWQAVYSELYFTDVNWEEFRKIDLMRAVRDYQYRQRRYGS; the protein is encoded by the coding sequence ATGCTCATCCGGCAGCTGGCATACAGGATATATGAACGGTCTCTGGCGAGGGGGATAAAGCAAAGCGCTGTGCCCCGCTGTATAGCCCTGGTCATATCTGACAGCGACCTGATAGACAGCGCTTCCCTCGATAAGCTTCAGCATTTTATCCAGTGGTGCGCGGAGCTCGGCATCCGCGAGGCATCAGTATACGTCAGCGTGACCGATCATGCGTCCATATCGAAGCTGGCCGATTGTATCCACCGCACGCTTAAGGATGCCGGGTTCCCTGGCAAAGTGGTATCCCGGGGGCTGATTGCGGACCTGAAAGGGGACAAGCCATGCACTGTGAACGTGTCCATCGGATACGGCGGCAAGCACGAGCTGACCAACGCTCTCAGGGAGATAATGGAAGAGGTGCGCGCCAATAAGGTAGACGTTGAGGACATTGACGGGCGGGCCATCGAGTCTCACCTGATGTTCAAGTGCGAGCCCGATCTTTTTATTAGGACTGGCGAGGCAAGGCTAACCGACTTTTTGATCTGGCAGGCGGTGTACTCTGAGCTATACTTCACGGACGTGAACTGGGAAGAGTTCAGGAAGATCGACCTCATGAGGGCCGTCCGGGATTACCAGTACAGGCAGCGCAGGTATGGGTCCTGA
- a CDS encoding lysylphosphatidylglycerol synthase transmembrane domain-containing protein — protein MIAEADIKFPDIPFGKTALLIVIGMAVYLGYLYMVGFDSVKEVLLHADYRYIGLAMLVALTGNGFHTAGWWVYLKSKDYRIPIIKAYQMYLASIFFVNLLPTMAVSGEVSKIYFVQKSTPGSRFDKTLATCVISRVLEIIPIAIGAAIGVLYLAFFYGMPIWATAFCLFAAGVMAALAAGGLMVAMDNILLRRLSASGFRLVGRLLKRDFAPFAQHVDVILTQFDASLKDITGNRLLVACSIILIFTAWCFDVSIAYIAFLAIGQPVAPVLVVTVFSVMVILQMLPIFLPGGIGVVDIVMTTLYMTVGIPMESAAGATIMVRFVTLWFLTTVGGLATLYLVKAHGKNDGKL, from the coding sequence ATGATAGCTGAAGCCGACATCAAGTTCCCGGACATCCCCTTCGGAAAGACCGCCCTGCTAATCGTCATAGGCATGGCCGTCTACCTGGGCTATCTTTACATGGTGGGCTTCGACAGCGTCAAGGAAGTGCTCCTGCACGCGGACTACAGGTACATCGGCCTCGCCATGCTGGTCGCCCTCACGGGCAACGGCTTCCATACGGCGGGCTGGTGGGTATACCTGAAAAGCAAGGATTACAGGATACCCATCATCAAGGCATACCAGATGTACCTTGCGTCCATATTCTTCGTGAACCTCCTGCCCACGATGGCCGTGAGCGGCGAGGTCTCCAAGATCTACTTCGTCCAGAAGAGCACGCCGGGGAGCCGTTTCGATAAGACCCTGGCGACGTGCGTCATCAGCCGCGTGCTCGAGATCATCCCGATAGCAATAGGGGCCGCCATAGGCGTGCTCTACCTTGCTTTTTTCTATGGCATGCCCATCTGGGCGACCGCCTTCTGCCTTTTCGCGGCGGGTGTTATGGCGGCCCTGGCCGCCGGAGGCCTCATGGTAGCTATGGATAATATCCTGCTCCGCAGGCTTTCCGCATCAGGGTTCAGGCTGGTCGGGCGGCTCTTGAAAAGGGACTTCGCCCCATTCGCGCAGCACGTCGACGTCATATTGACCCAGTTCGACGCCAGCCTCAAGGACATCACCGGCAACAGGCTGCTAGTCGCATGCTCAATCATATTGATATTCACTGCCTGGTGCTTCGACGTGTCCATCGCCTACATAGCCTTCCTTGCCATAGGCCAGCCCGTGGCGCCAGTCCTGGTGGTCACCGTGTTCTCTGTCATGGTAATCCTGCAGATGCTCCCGATATTCCTGCCCGGCGGCATCGGCGTGGTCGACATCGTCATGACCACCCTGTACATGACTGTGGGAATCCCCATGGAATCGGCGGCCGGGGCCACCATCATGGTGCGCTTCGTCACGCTGTGGTTCCTCACCACTGTCGGGGGCCTCGCCACGCTCTACCTGGTGAAGGCGCATGGGAAAAACGATGGCAAATTATGA
- a CDS encoding bifunctional nuclease family protein, with the protein MNDYVPVKVKGVYFVSTITGPQAVVFISADNDRVVPIYIGLAEAISIDVALRKETMPRPMTHDLMKAIMDNFNIEVNRIIIDDLDEQVFYARLMLKDTSREVEVDARPSDCIALAVRTNASIFIAPEILDKAAVSRQDLEAAGNIEELFE; encoded by the coding sequence ATGAACGATTATGTGCCGGTAAAGGTGAAGGGCGTCTATTTTGTGAGCACGATTACCGGGCCCCAGGCTGTGGTGTTCATTTCGGCGGACAACGACAGGGTGGTGCCAATCTACATAGGCCTCGCCGAGGCCATATCCATCGACGTCGCCCTACGTAAAGAGACGATGCCGCGGCCGATGACCCACGACCTCATGAAGGCCATCATGGATAACTTTAACATCGAGGTGAACAGGATTATCATCGACGACCTTGATGAGCAGGTCTTTTATGCCAGGCTCATGCTGAAGGACACCAGCCGTGAGGTCGAGGTCGATGCCCGGCCGAGCGATTGTATCGCCCTTGCCGTCCGTACTAACGCCAGCATCTTCATCGCCCCGGAGATCCTTGATAAGGCCGCCGTGAGCCGCCAGGACCTGGAAGCCGCCGGTAACATCGAGGAGCTTTTCGAGTGA
- a CDS encoding sugar phosphate isomerase/epimerase family protein, translating into MMNGLKLGFSTLSIFMKPPETWAKIALGDNFNAIEILCEGPMWPRRKAWKGCIEADGLEVYLHSPTIDLNPASVNEGIRDETLRQLKETIDMAAGLGAKYVTTHPGVIHKPIPRIWDMCLEFATQVLGEAADYAKACGVTLSIENMPNRRTYLCTSPEGLEKLRKACGCGVTIDVGHAITCPDPSSFLKLPGISYLHVNDNDGDRDAHLCPGDGILDLSLLRLHDRMIIELNDYGEVLRARDVILRSV; encoded by the coding sequence ATGATGAATGGCTTAAAGCTGGGCTTCTCGACGCTCTCCATATTCATGAAGCCGCCCGAGACCTGGGCGAAAATTGCTTTAGGCGATAACTTTAACGCGATAGAGATACTATGCGAAGGCCCCATGTGGCCCAGGCGAAAGGCATGGAAGGGGTGCATCGAAGCAGACGGCCTCGAGGTATACCTGCACTCGCCGACGATAGACCTTAACCCGGCGAGCGTCAACGAGGGGATACGGGATGAGACGCTCAGGCAGCTTAAGGAGACGATTGACATGGCGGCGGGCCTGGGGGCAAAATACGTGACGACGCACCCCGGCGTAATTCACAAGCCAATCCCCAGGATATGGGATATGTGCCTGGAGTTCGCCACCCAGGTCCTCGGCGAGGCGGCAGACTATGCGAAGGCGTGCGGCGTCACCCTCTCGATCGAGAACATGCCCAACCGGAGAACGTACCTTTGCACCAGCCCGGAAGGCCTCGAAAAGCTCCGGAAGGCGTGTGGCTGCGGCGTCACCATCGACGTCGGGCACGCCATCACATGCCCTGACCCCTCCTCATTCTTAAAGCTGCCCGGCATATCATACTTACACGTCAACGACAACGATGGCGACAGGGACGCCCACCTCTGCCCGGGAGACGGCATACTGGACCTGAGCCTGCTAAGGCTCCACGACCGCATGATAATCGAGCTCAACGATTATGGCGAAGTCCTCCGGGCGCGGGACGTCATCCTCCGCTCGGTATAG
- a CDS encoding 4Fe-4S dicluster domain-containing protein: MTEVIVHDPGLCTGCRQCMTACSFRNYKTYNYDLSLCKVLDKNGEFVRVHCQHCADPMCMAACPVGAITKNEETGFVTIDKMLCIGCKACMWACPISIPQMQRGLKAMAKCDMCCGDPECIMVCSAKAIKLMAREEGRELVRRLRK; encoded by the coding sequence ATGACCGAGGTAATAGTCCACGATCCAGGCCTGTGCACCGGCTGCAGGCAGTGCATGACGGCCTGTTCTTTCAGGAATTATAAGACCTATAACTACGACCTATCGCTGTGTAAGGTGCTCGATAAGAATGGGGAGTTTGTCAGGGTACACTGCCAGCATTGCGCCGACCCGATGTGTATGGCAGCCTGTCCCGTGGGCGCCATCACCAAGAACGAGGAGACCGGCTTCGTGACGATAGACAAGATGCTGTGCATAGGCTGTAAGGCATGCATGTGGGCGTGCCCCATCTCAATACCTCAGATGCAGAGGGGCTTGAAGGCCATGGCCAAGTGTGACATGTGCTGCGGGGACCCCGAGTGCATCATGGTGTGCTCTGCTAAGGCTATAAAGCTCATGGCCAGGGAGGAGGGCAGGGAGCTCGTGAGGAGGCTGAGGAAATGA